The sequence below is a genomic window from Desulfobulbus oligotrophicus.
CACCATGCTGCCCATGGCTCTGCTGCCTCTGGCCCAGCTCAGCACCATGAACAACTGCAAAGAACAGGCTCTGTCAACCTGCATCAACGTTCTTCAGGATATACGGAACAACGAGCATTTTCATGCCCAGCACTTTGCGCCGCTTATCACAGCAACATCCCCTGCTCAGGCACTGAAAAAGGTGCTGGCCGAACCGGGACGGTTTTTTCCTTTCAGTTATCGATAAAAAAAATGCAGGGTGCAGCAAAAAATACGATCTGTGCCCGTACAATAGGAGCAGAGACAACAACCGTTAACACTGTTTGCAATGAACCAGATCAGGACAAACCACCATGCATCAACTCTTTTTGATATTCAACCACAGTTTCACCCCGGACCAGGAGACCAGTGCCCGCACCGAACTCGGAGTTGCCGCGATCGTTGAGATGCCGCCGGAGCTGCAAGAGCTGTGGGCCAATGTACCGCCGGAGTTGCCAGGCCTTGATACCTGGCTGCAGCCCTTTTACCAGTGGATCACCAAGCACTGTCAACCAGGGGACTACATCCTCATCCAGGGCGACTTTGGTGCCTCATACCTGTTGGTTGGTTTTGCAACTGGCCGGCAGCTCATTCCTGTGTACGCCACCACCAGGCGTCAGGCTCGGGAAGAACACTTAAACAACGGCCGCATCCGCATGGAGCACACCTTCAAGCATGTACGATTTCGCCGATATGGTCAGTAAGAAGATATACAGACAACAAGAAAGTATCCGTACCCTGGAAAGCAGCACAACATGTAAAGGAACAGAACATGAGTGAAAACAAGCGCAACATCTTTATCGGTTTTCTTGGTACAAACCAGTATGTGCCCTGTAATTACCGTTTTAACAGTGCAGACACACCAATACCAAATATCCGCTTTATCCAGGAGGCCTGTATCAGACACTGGTGCACAGACTGGACAGCCTAAGCAGAAAAATCTGCACACTTATATAAAAAACATGAAACATCGTGTGGCAGAGATCACCCACCCTCAACAATCTGAAAAATGAGTGCCTCAATGACCATCTCCATCCACCAACTCACCTTTCACTGCCGCTGGCTGAGCGAGGCGCGTTTACCCGGCTACCTGGGCTCAACGCTCCGCGGTGCCTTTGGCTGGGCACTGAAAAGAAGCTGCTGTGCTCTAAAAACACAAGAGTGCGCAAACTGTATGCTGCGTCAACGGTGCGGTTATGCCTGGATCTTTGAAACCGAGCGCTTCACAGAACCAGACGGACAGCGGGTGAACGCCCGCCCCCACCCCTTTGTGTTACAGCCCGGACAAAACAGTGCTGGAGAGAGAAAGGCCGGGGAAACATGGGATTTCTCACTGCTGCTCATCGGTCGCGCCATCGACTACCTGCCCCACATTGTCTACAGCATTCAGCAGATGGGGCGTTCGGGTATCGGGGCTGCTGTCCGACATGGGTTTGGCCGATTCGAGCTTGAAACCATTAAAAGCAAAGACACTGTTCTCTACGAGAACACGGCCAAAGAGCTCCACAACACGCCGGTTGCCACCGAACTGCGCCCCGACTGCAGCACAGTGTCTCCGGTACACAGCCTGCTCTGCACTCTGGAAACCCCGCTACGCCTGAAACACAACAACACATTATTCAGGGAGTTGCCCTTTCATGTACTTATTCGTGTAGCACTCCGCCGGATAACAGCCCTGGAATCAGCCTATGGCCAGGGTGAGCCCGCCTTAGACTACAGCGACCTGGTTCATCAGGCCACACAGATTAAAGCCGTCAACTCCACCCTGTGCTGGCAGGAAACACTACGCTACAGTAATCGACAACAACAGAAGGTGTCTTTAAGTGGCCTGGTCGGTTCAGCAGAGTACCAGGGCAACCTTACGCCCTTTGTTCCCCTGCTCGAATACGGCAGCCGGGTTCACCTGGGCAAACAGACTGTCTTTGGTCTGGGTAAGATAGCCCTGCAATGGGACCCTCCCAACACCTGACTGAAAAATTTCACCATCAGTAAAGGAGTAATGTATGGCAAAAATATTTGTAAGTTTTCTGGGCATAGGCAACTACAGTAAAAAACCAGGTTACGAAACTGCCACCTACTTCTGGCCAGAAAAAGGAAACACAGAAATAACCGTTCGATTTGTGCAAACTGCAATTCTTACAGTTCTTGAACAGGAGAGTCCTGTTGATACGTTCCTTCTCCTGTGCACCGAAGATTCAAAAGAGAAGCATCTGCATCTGCTGCAAAAAGAGCTTCAGGAACATCTGCCCACCGGCCCCATGCCCACTGTTCCACAACAGCTGGTCCCCACGGATATGCAACCAGCCAACCAGTGGAAATGGTTTGAGCAGTTGCTTGAACGTATTCAGCCCGGTGACCGCCTGACCATTGACTTTACCCATGGCATGCGGGCGATACCGATTGTCTTTTCCAGTGCCATCGGCTTTCTGCAACGGGCTAAAGGGGTGCAGTTGGAGCATGCACTCTACGGGTGGTACGATCCGGCCAAAAAAGACGAACCACATCCCATCGTTGATATGCGTGACTTCTATATAATCAACGACTGGACCGAAGCCGTGGCCAGGCTTGCCGACGATGCCGATGCCAGGAAGCTGGGCGAACTGGCAAAGACCACCCGGATCGACACCCTGCGACCGCTGGCCGATCCTTCCCTGATCAGTGCGTTTACAGAGATGACCGACTGTATCCGTAATGTGGATGTGAACAACATCAGCAACAAGGTGGGTGGCGCCCTGAACAAGGTCGAACAGGCAAGAAAAGGGGCCACAGGTTCTGCACAGGTGATGCTCGACCTGGTGCGTGATAAGTTCACAGGCCTGGCCTCAAATCATCCGGCCAGCGGCAGATACGACCTCCCCTATTTCCAGACGCAGCTGGAAATCATCAGCCTGTTGCTCGAACACCGCCTGTTCATGCAGGCCTTCACAGCCATGCGTGAGTTTGTGGGATCAATCGGTATGGCTGGGTTGACAGGAAAATATGCCAACAAAAAGATGTCAAGTTCCGACGGGAGAAGATACAGAAGAAGGTTTGCCGAGGTCTTTGTCAACATGATGCAGGTACCTCAAGAAAAATGGAAATTTTTCAATAAAAACGAAACAGATAAAGAAACCCTCATGCCCTGGTACGAAAAACTGCAAAATACCGGTGTGGAACAGCAGCTCAGGAGTTTTGTCAAAGACTTAGTGGACACACGAAACGGTTTTGACCACGCTTGGACATCCAAGGCAGAAGCATATGGTACAGTTGAACAGGATGGGCGGCGCTATTTTGAAAAGTTAAAAAACATTCTTGAACAATTAAAAGAGAAAGGATGGATATAATGGCTTTCCCCAGATGAAGGGCCACCGAAGAAGAGGAGACATATATGGATAAAGAGTTACTTCAGGCAATTTCCTTAGCCGGAATGTTGCATGATATCGGTAAATTCGCCGAACGTGCTGACGCTGTCGAATCCGGCGACCAAGACATGATTCGACAAGAATATCGGTATAGTCACGCTTTTCATACCGAACAGGCGTTAAAACTGCTTTTCCCTGAAGAGCAGTTGAACAAGAGCTTTGGTGATCTGACCGAATGTACGGTAATGAATCTGGCCGCCCGTCACCATAAGCCCCGCAACGTCTTTGAGCTGATGATTACCGAATCAGACCGCATTGCAGCCGGACATGAACGTGCAAAAGGTGACGCAGATTCCGACTATGATACCGGCGGTCGAGAACGCAAAAGTAAAACTCCCATGCTCAGCATCATGGCCAGAATTCGTCTGAAAAAACACGCTGACGAGCAAGGAAGTTCCGATGACTGGCGCTACCGGATAAATAACGAGGGCCTGGCATACTCATCTGATGAGTACCACCGTCTTTTTCCGGTATCATCACAAACGTATAAAGCCGAGCAGGTCCGCCGCGACTATCAGGCTCATTGGCAGGCATTTCGTCGAACTATCGCTGACAACAGCATCGGGCTTGATCTCTTTGGCCATGCCGATACCATTATTGACGTCTGCCGAGCGCATCTCTGGTGTCTTCCTGCATCAACGAGAAAGGAAGAGATGCCCGATGTCTCACTGTACGACCATCAGAAAGCCACCGCCGCCCTGGCTGCATCGATGTACTGGTATCACGCCGAACACTCGACCTTGCAGGAATCGGCAATCACGAATCGTCAACAAACCAAATTTCTCCTTTTTTGTGGAGATATCAGCGGTATTCAACAGTTTATCTATAAACTCTCTTCAAAAGGTGCATACAAGACCCTGAAAGGACGATCTTTCTTTGTTCAATTCCTCTCAGAACTGCTGGCTGACAGGTTCATTCAAACACTGGGATTAACCAAGGCGAATATCCTCTATTCAAGCGGCGGTAAGTTTTATCTTCTCCTGCCAAACACAGAAGGAGTCCAGACACTGCTTTCCGACCTGCAGGAAGAAGTAAACACCGAGCTGTTGAAAAAATTTTCAGGGGATCTTTATGTACGTTTCAGTCGTATTTCTCTTTCCGGTGACGATCTCACCCGGCAAAGCGGCAGAACACTCTGCCAGATATGGGATGAGTTGACAAGACGTCTGGTTGCCGAAGACACCCAACGATACGCTGCAACGGTTTCTAAAGATTACGCTATCCTTTTTGGCACCGGCAGCGGCGATCAACAGAGCTGTGTTGTCTGCCATCGGTCAACAACAAAAGACAACGACACCTGCCCCACCTGCCGTGATATGAAAACACTAGGCACCTCGTTGCCACGTTCGACCTGCATAGTTGTTACCACTGAACCACTGGCAACAGTTTCCCGCCCCAATTTTAAACTCTTCAACCGCTTCGTCTATCTCTCAGAAAAAATACCTGCTGACCTACGCTCAGGAAAGGCTCGGCTGTATGCCCTCAACAATGCAGATTTTTCAACCCTGGCACTTGACTGTGCCACACGAGGAGAACTCATCGACTGCACGCCTTTTCTGGCAGGCTCCATGCATACCTTTGCAGACACCTTTGATGAAATAGCCGATCAGGCTCAGGGGGTAAAACGTCTTGGTATCCTGCGCATGGATGTTGATTCCCTCGGCAAAATTTTCAGTGAAGGACTCCAGAACTACAGTCACGAAACAATTCACGATAAACGGTTTCACTCCCTTGGCAGAATCACAACTTTGAGCTGGCAACTCACGCTGTTTTTCAGCGGTATACTCCCACAGCTCATTGCCGAAAATGCTGAGTGGCGCGATCGGGTAACTGTGGTGTACTCCGGTGGTGACGACCTTTTCCTCATCGGTGCATGGGATGCACTCCCAGAAATTGCCCTTACAATTCAGCAACGTTTTGCTGCATTTACCTGTAACAATCCGTCCTGTACGCTGTCCGG
It includes:
- the cas6 gene encoding CRISPR system precrRNA processing endoribonuclease RAMP protein Cas6; the protein is MTISIHQLTFHCRWLSEARLPGYLGSTLRGAFGWALKRSCCALKTQECANCMLRQRCGYAWIFETERFTEPDGQRVNARPHPFVLQPGQNSAGERKAGETWDFSLLLIGRAIDYLPHIVYSIQQMGRSGIGAAVRHGFGRFELETIKSKDTVLYENTAKELHNTPVATELRPDCSTVSPVHSLLCTLETPLRLKHNNTLFRELPFHVLIRVALRRITALESAYGQGEPALDYSDLVHQATQIKAVNSTLCWQETLRYSNRQQQKVSLSGLVGSAEYQGNLTPFVPLLEYGSRVHLGKQTVFGLGKIALQWDPPNT
- the csx20 gene encoding CRISPR-associated protein Csx20, translating into MHQLFLIFNHSFTPDQETSARTELGVAAIVEMPPELQELWANVPPELPGLDTWLQPFYQWITKHCQPGDYILIQGDFGASYLLVGFATGRQLIPVYATTRRQAREEHLNNGRIRMEHTFKHVRFRRYGQ
- the csx2 gene encoding TIGR02221 family CRISPR-associated protein is translated as MAKIFVSFLGIGNYSKKPGYETATYFWPEKGNTEITVRFVQTAILTVLEQESPVDTFLLLCTEDSKEKHLHLLQKELQEHLPTGPMPTVPQQLVPTDMQPANQWKWFEQLLERIQPGDRLTIDFTHGMRAIPIVFSSAIGFLQRAKGVQLEHALYGWYDPAKKDEPHPIVDMRDFYIINDWTEAVARLADDADARKLGELAKTTRIDTLRPLADPSLISAFTEMTDCIRNVDVNNISNKVGGALNKVEQARKGATGSAQVMLDLVRDKFTGLASNHPASGRYDLPYFQTQLEIISLLLEHRLFMQAFTAMREFVGSIGMAGLTGKYANKKMSSSDGRRYRRRFAEVFVNMMQVPQEKWKFFNKNETDKETLMPWYEKLQNTGVEQQLRSFVKDLVDTRNGFDHAWTSKAEAYGTVEQDGRRYFEKLKNILEQLKEKGWI
- the cas10 gene encoding type III-A CRISPR-associated protein Cas10/Csm1, with translation MDKELLQAISLAGMLHDIGKFAERADAVESGDQDMIRQEYRYSHAFHTEQALKLLFPEEQLNKSFGDLTECTVMNLAARHHKPRNVFELMITESDRIAAGHERAKGDADSDYDTGGRERKSKTPMLSIMARIRLKKHADEQGSSDDWRYRINNEGLAYSSDEYHRLFPVSSQTYKAEQVRRDYQAHWQAFRRTIADNSIGLDLFGHADTIIDVCRAHLWCLPASTRKEEMPDVSLYDHQKATAALAASMYWYHAEHSTLQESAITNRQQTKFLLFCGDISGIQQFIYKLSSKGAYKTLKGRSFFVQFLSELLADRFIQTLGLTKANILYSSGGKFYLLLPNTEGVQTLLSDLQEEVNTELLKKFSGDLYVRFSRISLSGDDLTRQSGRTLCQIWDELTRRLVAEDTQRYAATVSKDYAILFGTGSGDQQSCVVCHRSTTKDNDTCPTCRDMKTLGTSLPRSTCIVVTTEPLATVSRPNFKLFNRFVYLSEKIPADLRSGKARLYALNNADFSTLALDCATRGELIDCTPFLAGSMHTFADTFDEIADQAQGVKRLGILRMDVDSLGKIFSEGLQNYSHETIHDKRFHSLGRITTLSWQLTLFFSGILPQLIAENAEWRDRVTVVYSGGDDLFLIGAWDALPEIALTIQQRFAAFTCNNPSCTLSGGLVITPGKFPIYKSADMAGEAEHRAKKHETTFKNGRLTDKASITFLETPMHWQEFEILSRLYTKVLIIAQNPQHASLVRRLRDIAASWRESCAYLQQQDRLSIDAIKNQLQAEKWRWRMVYTLARYAAGKPSLSQTIQELQQFITSEVGTTDRQGIELLGVLARWCELRLRNEKIKETV